The following are encoded together in the Zygosaccharomyces rouxii strain CBS732 chromosome C complete sequence genome:
- the PTC4 gene encoding type 2C protein phosphatase PTC4 (similar to uniprot|P38089 Saccharomyces cerevisiae YBR125C PTC4 Cytoplasmic type 2C protein phosphatase identified as a high-copy number suppressor of the synthetic lethality of a cnb1 mpk1 double deletion overexpression decreases high-osmolarity induced Hog1p phosphorylation and kinase activity) → MGQLLSHPLTEKTIECNDYKEIVQAYNSVGDAAFANGKTRLPRFYNCVGTMQGYRLTQEDAHLVVNEDKTIRVKFFNPFKNSTEELTMSIFALFDGHGGDDCSNFLSGGRHNNGNPRNKGIAKWIAYSFERHAYGAYVKVKNGEDDKGANPEYKISPPNSKKAFKTMQGLVMQILKDAFFLQDQELYQYFANSSCGSTAVAAVIINFEDLYVINSGDSRCILSSKSLGVKTMSFDHKPQHIGELLRINDNGGTVSLGRVGGVLALSRAFGDFQFKRGVYYSNNKYNGYKMRQSSGIPPQESQVTVEPDVLMHKIDYNRDEFLVLACDGIWDIYSNKQLVQFIKYHLTLGVSLDGIVAKILDHGIAQANSNTGVGFDNMTVIILVLNKSNETLQDWCTKMKFRLERERGLS, encoded by the coding sequence ATGGGTCAGCTCCTCTCACATCCTTTGACGGAGAAGACCATAGAGTGTAATGATTATAAAGAGATCGTTCAGGCTTACAATTCAGTCGGAGATGCAGCGTTCGCCAATGGTAAGACGAGGTTGCCTCGCTTCTATAACTGTGTGGGGACAATGCAAGGTTATAGATTGACTCAAGAGGATGCACATCTTGTAGTTAATGAGGATAAAACCATTCgtgttaaatttttcaatcccTTTAAAAACTCAACAGAAGAACTAACAATGAGTATATTTGCACTTTTTGATGGTcatggtggtgatgattgttccaatttcttaAGCGGCGGACGTcataataatggtaatcCCAGAAACAAAGGCATAGCAAAATGGATAGCGTATAGTTTCGAAAGGCATGCATATGGAGCTTACGTGAAAgttaaaaatggtgaagatgacaAGGGAGCAAACCCTGAGTACAAAATTAGCCCGCCTAATTCAAAGAAAGCGTTTAAAACCATGCAAGGGCTAGTGATGCAGATTTTAAAGGACGCCTTTTTCCTGcaagatcaagaattgTATCAGTATTTCGCTAACAGTTCGTGTGGATCCACTGCTGTAGCAGCTGTTataatcaattttgaagatttgtATGTGATAAACAGCGGTGATTCGCGATGCATATTGTCCTCAAAATCACTAGGTGTAAAGACGATGTCATTCGACCATAAACCCCAGCATATTGGTGAATTGCTTCGTATTAACGATAACGGCGGAACGGTCTCGCTAGGTAGAGTGGGTGGTGTACTTGCGCTGAGTAGAGCATTTGGggatttccaattcaaaaGAGGAGTTTACTacagtaataataagtATAATGGGTACAAAATGAGGCAATCATCAGGAATCCCACCTCAGGAATCTCAAGTAACCGTGGAGCCGGACGTACTGATGCATAAGATAGATTACAACAGAGATGAGTTTTTGGTACTCGCATGTGACGGAATATGGGACATTTACAGTAATAAACAATTGGTACAATTTATTAAATATCATCTAACACTGGGCGTTAGTCTGGACGGAATTGTtgccaaaattttagatcATGGGATAGCGCAGGCAAATAGCAATACGGGCGTTGGTTTTGACAATATGACCGTGATAATTTTGGTTCTTAATAAGTCCAATGAAACCTTACAAGACTGGTGtacgaagatgaaattcCGGTTAGAACGTGAAAGAGGACTTAGTTGA
- the TPS1 gene encoding alpha,alpha-trehalose-phosphate synthase (UDP-forming) TPS1 (uniprot|Q96WK6 Zygosaccharomyces rouxii TPS1 Alpha, alpha- trehalose-phosphate synthase) — translation MTVSKKDSGKTSPGNIVVVSNRLPVTISKNAMGKYEYKFSSGGLVTALQGLKKTSTFQWYGWPGLEIPDDEKPVVKKDLLEKFNAIPIFLSDEIADLHYNGFSNSILWPLFHYHPGEINFDENAWLAYNEANATFASEICGNLQDNDLVWVHDYHLMLLPEMLSAHIQRKGLKNIKLGWFLHTPFPSSEIYRILPVRQEILNGVLSCDLIGFHTYDYARHFLSSIQRCLNVNTLPNGVEYQGRFVNVGAFPIGIDVDTFKEGLQKENVKQRIRTLQERFKGCKIMVGVDRLDYIKGVPQKLHAMEVFLNEHPEWIGKVVLVQLAIPSRGDVEEYQYLRSVVNELVGRINGQFGTIEFVPIHFMHKSIPFEELISLYAVSDACIVSSTRDGMNLVSYEYIACQEEKKGSLILSEFTGAAQSLNGALIVNPWNTDELSDSINEALTLPDEKKDSNWEKLYKYISKYTSAYWGENFVHELNATGTIKTGQ, via the coding sequence ATGACTGTATCCAAAAAAGATAGTGGTAAAACTTCCCCGGGCAATATCGTTGTTGTTTCCAACAGATTGCCCGTAACGATCAGTAAAAATGCTATGGGTAAGTATGAATACAAATTTTCCAGTGGTGGTCTTGTTACTGCATTACAAGGGTTGAAAAAGACTTCTACTTTCCAGTGGTATGGTTGGCCAGGTCTTGAAATTCCTGATGACGAAAAACCTGTTGTCAAGAAAGACTtacttgaaaaattcaatgcAATCCCAATTTTCTTATCAGATGAAATTGCAGATTTGCACTATAATGGATTTAGTAACTCGATTTTATGGCCACTTTTCCACTACCATCCGGGTGAGATTAATTTCGATGAAAATGCGTGGTTAGCCTACAACGAAGCAAATGCTACATTTGCAAGTGAAATCTGTGGTAATCTACAAGATAATGATCTGGTTTGGGTCCATGATTATCATTTGATGCTTTTGCCTGAGATGCTAAGTGCTCACATTCAAAGGAAAGGTTTGAAAAACATTAAATTGGGATGGTTTTTGCATACACCTTTCCCCTCAAGTGAAATTTACAGAATTCTGCCTGTGAGACAAGAGATTTTAAACGGTGTGTTGAGTTGTGATTTAATTGGATTCCACACTTACGATTACGCAAGACATTTCTTATCATCGATTCAAAGATGTTTAAACGTTAACACTTTGCCTAATGGGGTGGAGTACCAGGGGAGGTTCGTCAACGTGGGGGCTTTCCCCATTGGTATTGACGTGGATACTTTTAAGGAAGGTTTACAAAAGGAGAATGTCAAACAGAGGATTAGGACTTTACAAGAGAGATTCAAAGGTTGTAAAATTATGGTTGGTGTCGATAGATTGGATTATATCAAGGGGGTTCCTCAAAAATTACATGCAATGGAGGTTTTCCTTAACGAACATCCCGAATGGATCGGTAAGGTTGTTCTAGTGCAATTGGCAATCCCCAGTAGAGGTGATGTGGAAGAATATCAATATTTACGTTCGGTGGTTAACGAATTAGTGGGACGTATTAATGGTCAGTTTGGTACAATTGAGTTTGTCCCAATTCATTTTATGCACAAATCGATTCCTttcgaagaattgatttcGTTATATGCGGTCAGTGATGCTTGTATCGTCTCATCAACTCGTGATGGTATGAACTTAGTCTCCTACGAGTACATCGCTTGTCaggaagagaagaaagGCTCCCTCATATTGAGTGAATTTACGGGTGCTGCGCAGTCATTAAACGGTGCTCTCATAGTGAACCCCTGGAACACAGATGAACTTTCAGATTCGATTAATGAGGCTCTAACGCTCCctgatgaaaagaaggaCTCAAACTGGGAAAAACTCTACAAGTACATCTCCAAATACACTTCTGCCTACTGGGGGGAAAATTTCGTTCACGAATTAAACGCTACCGGTACCATCAAGACAGGTCAATAG
- the MDM36 gene encoding Mdm36p (similar to uniprot|Q06820 Saccharomyces cerevisiae YPR083W MDM36 Mitochondrial Distribution and Morphology), whose protein sequence is MEGTSGKDYKDTIVSVFQRCEDDRSNLTPDVLKTLVDRQAEKPGVQEQDISYCAQTLKIYTELLKIELFLEKAWDIKILGKSVLVKFELSEADNESRENNGNGFYKDIALKCIRKCDKLSIRLQNLQRDAASVRDYVASMQSRILEDSITLLLELWFTCKVKLRALRNRIAGVFIDSKLLLIDVELESLKTHLSTKKDYAKVIPAYRSFMKILVEQLQDAQATGDQTLFDECLQVFLDVEAMYNSMNFSWLLSDNKLLQDSLTEADAKNHAVADPFVIDSLSPSSLETDNSDPELRSRSSSASVPMSTSTDLSLMLERTQLSKELPSLLATFNNAKRMEQEIENIRMTPNNNHNNPNNVTSIYNSNTPGLPSSNTFKAKLMMMNQQQHNLWNQFLPNATTFSPKNHYGSGNHILSSLYGMNNNQNNSTNSNNRNKG, encoded by the coding sequence atgGAGGGGACAAGTGGGAAGGATTACAAGGATACGATAGTCTCGGTTTTCCAAAGATGTGAGGATGATAGAAGTAATCTAACTCCTGATGTTCTGAAAACTTTAGTAGATCGACAAGCAGAGAAGCCGGGTGTTCAGGAGCAGGATATCTCCTATTGTGCCCAAacgttaaaaatttacacTGAACTTCTAAAGATAGAGCTGTTCTTAGAGAAAGCATGGGATATTAAAATTTTAGGGAAAAGTGTTTTGGTTAAATTTGAACTTAGTGAAGCAGACAATGAATCGAGGGAaaataatggtaatgggTTTTACAAAGACATCGCACTAAAATGTATTAGGAAGTGTGATAAACTTTCCATACGGCTTCAAAATCTACAACGAGATGCAGCTTCTGTACGTGATTATGTGGCTAGTATGCAAAGTCGGATTCTCGAGGATTCTATCACTTTACTTCTAGAGTTATGGTTTACTTGCAAAGTAAAACTACGGGCACTTAGGAATAGAATTGCAGGTGTATTTATAGATTCCAAACTGTTACTCATAGATGTTGAATTAGAATCTCTAAAGACCCACTTATCCACAAAGAAAGACTACGCCAAGGTTATACCAGCATACCGATCGTTTATGAAAATATTGGTGgaacaattacaagatgCACAAGCTACAGGGGATCAAACATTATTTGACGAATGTCTGCAAGTGTTTTTGGACGTTGAGGCAATGTATAATTCCATGAACTTCAGCTGGCTGCTTTCGGATAACAAATTATTGCAAGACTCTTTGACAGAGGCGGACGCCAAAAACCATGCCGTTGCCGATCCTTTTGTTATAGATTCACTCTCACCTTCATCTCTGGAGACGGATAACTCAGATCCAGAATTACGTTCAAGAAGTTCATCTGCTTCGGTACCGATGTCTACATCCACTGATCTCTCACTCATGTTAGAAAGAACACAATTATCAAAGGAATTACCGTCACTGTTAGCCACTTTTAATAATGCTAAAAGAATGGAAcaggaaattgaaaacattCGTATGACCCCCAATAATAACCATAATAATCCAAATAATGTAACGAGCATATACAACAGCAATACTCCTGGTTTACCTTCTTCGAATACTTTCAAGGCAaaattaatgatgatgaatcaacagcaacataacctttggaatcaatttttACCCAACGCCACTACTTTCAGCCCGAAGAATCACTACGGTAGTGGAAATCACATTCTCAGTAGTTTATATGGCATGAATAACAATCAGAATAACAGCACTAATAGTAACAATAGGAATAAGGGTTAG
- the VMA2 gene encoding H(+)-transporting V1 sector ATPase subunit B (highly similar to uniprot|P16140 Saccharomyces cerevisiae YBR127C VMA2 Vacuolar H ATPase regulatory subunit): MGLSDQQLFDLNKRAVSQGFNIKPRLNYNTVRGVNGPLVILEKVKFPRYNEIVNLTLPDGSVRQGQVLEVRGDRAIVQVFEGTSGIDVKKTCVDFTGESLRIPVSEDLLGRIFDGSGRPVDNGPRVFAEDYLDINGSPINPYSRIYPEEMISTGVSAIDTMNSIARGQKIPIFSASGLPHNEIAAQICRQAGLVRPTKDVHDGHEENFSIVFAAMGVNLETARFFKQDFEENGSLERTSLFLNLANDPTIERIITPRLALTTAEYLAYQTERHVLTILTDMSSYADALREVSAAREEVPGRRGYPGYMYTDLATLYERAGRVEGRNGSITQIPILSMPNDDITHPIPDLTGYITEGQIFVDRQLNNKGIYPPINVLPSLSRLMKSAIGDGMTRKDHGDVSNQLYAKYAIGRDAAAMKAVVGEDALSIEDKLSLEFLEKFEKTFIAQGAYEDRTVFDSLDQAWSLLRIYPKEMLNRISPKILDEFYERSRDDDEDEDEQDPDQRPGSSKKNNQEESLI; this comes from the coding sequence ATGGGTTTATCTGATCAACAATTGTTCGACTTGAACAAGAGGGCCGTGAGCCAAGGTTTTAATATTAAGCCAAGATTGAATTACAATACCGTTAGAGGTGTTAACGGACCTCTAGttatcttggaaaaagtGAAATTCCCACGTTACAACGAAATTGTTAATTTGACTTTGCCAGATGGTAGCGTAAGACAAGGTCAAGTTTTAGAAGTTAGAGGTGATAGAGCCATTGTGCAAGTTTTTGAAGGTACTTCTGGTATTGATGTTAAAAAGACCTGTGTTGACTTTACCGGTGAAAGTTTAAGAATCCCAGTTTCTGAAGATCTTTTAGGTAGAATCTTCGACGGTTCCGGTAGACCGGTCGACAATGGTCCTAGAGTGTTTGCTGAAGACTATTTGGATATCAACGGTTCCCCTATCAATCCATATTCACGTATCTACCCAGAAGAAATGATCTCTACAGGTGTTTCAGCCATTGATACCATGAATTCTATTGCTCGTGGCCaaaagattccaattttctcaGCATCTGGTTTACCACACAACGAAATTGCAGCTCAAATCTGTAGGCAAGCAGGTTTGGTTAGACCTACAAAGGATGTTCACGATGGACATGAAGAGAATTTCTCTATTGTTTTCGCCGCCATGGGtgtcaatttggaaactgctagatttttcaaacaggattttgaagaaaacgGATCTTTGGAGAGAACTTCGCTATTCTTAAACTTGGCTAACGATCCAACTATTGAGAGAATTATTACCCCTAGATTAGCTTTAACGACTGCAGAATATTTGGCCTATCAAACTGAACGTCATGTTCTAACCATTTTAACAGATATGTCTTCTTATGCAGATGCTCTTAGAGAAGTTTCAGCTGCTAGAGAAGAAGTGCCAGGTAGAAGAGGTTATCCAGGTTACATGTACACAGATTTGGCTACCCTTTACGAAAGAGCAGGTAGAGTTGAAGGTCGTAACGGTTCCATTACacaaattccaattctatCGATGCCAAACGATGATATCACACATCCAATTCCCGATTTGACTGGTTATATCACAGAAGGTCAAATCTTCGTGGATCGTCAATTGAACAACAAGGGTATCTACCCACCAATTAACGTCTTACCATCCTTAAGTagattgatgaaatctgCTATTGGTGACGGTATGACGAGAAAGGATCATGGTGATGTTTCTAACCAATTATATGCTAAATACGCTATTGGTAGAGATGCAGCAGCTATGAAAGCAGTGGTTGGTGAAGATGCATTATCCATTGAAGATAAACTATCCctagaatttttggaaaaatttgaaaagacttTCATTGCTCAAGGTGCCTATGAAGATAGAACCGTTTTTGACAGTTTGGACCAAGCTTGGAGTCTTTTGAGAATCTACCCTAAGGAAATGCTGAATAGAATTTCCCCAAAGAttttagatgaattttacgAAAGATCTAGAgacgatgatgaggatgaagatgaacaagatcCAGATCAAAGACCAGGTTCatcaaaaaagaataacCAGGAAGAATCTTTAATTTGA
- the ATG14 gene encoding Atg14p (similar to uniprot|P38270 Saccharomyces cerevisiae YBR128C ATG14 Subunit of an autophagy-specific phosphatidylinositol 3-kinase complex (with Vps34p Vps15p and Vps30p) required for organization of a pre-autophagosomal structure ATG14 transcription is activated by Gln3p during nitrogen starvation), whose translation MQCSICHKSGRPMYCAHCMSSSPHMLLKLKLDLLILRETNGHLKSRVEDILEYGLGQIAGKEPKSASTNVEGDILGRRLRKLDSVILRRKNNRVKYRISQLNRRIYEKRHRIEALRSKLQLPSKIGIHEKELKAKRESQELTISEGKQQLTQIRKVLLKSQLSKIRSLVEWFVIRKRESYEFPYTLAFQPIVSLRNVYKLPSSVVWGSISTMSRYLKLFAEILFFTLPHNELVAPNAPELELEVSAKTADESSSDENTIVDHLTKIFINIIQISRHLNLISKDPIDLAWMLDQNDLDTLFYNMAMRLETKSKPVFHHWTYPQILAVVSEALQLSSVYATSPVSRQTLTGTKANNNDRWYVVR comes from the coding sequence ATGCAATGTTCGATATGCCATAAAAGCGGTAGACCCATGTACTGTGCTCATTGCATGAGTAGCAGCCCTCATATGCTTCTGAAATTAAAGCTTGATCTGTTGATATTGCGAGAGACTAATGGTCATCTAAAGAGTCGTGTAGAGGACATATTGGAATATGGATTGGGTCAAATTGCTGGtaaagaaccaaaatcTGCGTCTACTAATGTAGAGGGTGACATACTTGGAAGAAGACTGCGAAAGTTGGACTCAGTCATTTTAAGGAGGAAGAATAATAGAGTCAAGTATAGAATATCACAGTTGAACCGTCGAATATATGAAAAGAGACATAGAATTGAAGCTTTGCGTAGTAAATTGCAACTCCCTAGTAAAATTGGTATTCATGAGAAGGAATTAAAAGCTAAAAGAGAAAGTCAAGAATTAACCATTTCTGAAGGTAAGCAACAACTGACGCAGATAAGAAAAGTTTTATTGAAATCCCAACTCTCCAAAATAAGGTCATTGGTAGAATGGTTTGTGATACGTAAACGAGAGTCCTATGAGTTCCCGTATACATTGGCATTTCAGCCGATAGTATCACTTAGAAATGTTTACAAGTTACCATCATCGGTGGTTTGGGGATCCATTTCCACCATGTCCCGATATTTGAAGCTTTTTGCAGAGATTCTGTTCTTCACTCTTCCGCATAATGAATTGGTTGCACCTAATGCGCCAGAGTTAGAATTAGAAGTATCGGCCAAAACCGCTGATGAAAGCAGTAGTGATGAAAATACCATCGTTGATCACTTGActaaaatctttatcaatattattcaaatatCGAGACACTTGAATTTAATATCCAAGGATCCAATTGATTTGGCATGGATGTTAGACCAAAATGATCTAGATACGCTTTTTTACAACATGGCTATGAGATTAGAGACGAAGAGTAAACCAGTGTTTCATCATTGGACCTATCCTCAAATTTTAGCCGTCGTATCGGAAGCTTTACAACTTTCTTCGGTTTATGCTACTTCACCTGTCTCTAGACAGACGCTTACAGGTACTAAGGCAAATAACAACGACCGCTGGTACGTAGTTAGATGA
- a CDS encoding uncharacterized protein (similar to uniprot|Q06821 Saccharomyces cerevisiae YPR084W Hypothetical ORF), giving the protein MAEPRPIRLAVLGGDATGKSSLISRLTVNIVREVHYPTREQTNWLFDFSPRSNLGRTLLDRQAHGRLMNRTQGSQAPQPIFNSPSISPHVILSPLVFQSFINEFTQVKTQFQSRSTNQIRHSHLKSKDTSMYEYLEPQSEELKTVNTLTNSDVNILRSWSSANSNVSDAPPVQDTISLPVNYIPPTYTSIPIDIIDTPGFKPEMVVPFLEVSLFTQLDKRVLRGLADGPRHPVSTTSMLVASGASELNARIDGYIFVYSAVPELNHGADPPGYEDTMENTPDQAASSTNHALWSNYNKLSDGGFSLLDIIRNCFLDAWTEFRNYENRWEQGKERDIYSLVYNFKNLWRTEHNSGKKLKELRSFNHKLRSIDLDPSSPASPPPFLIVCTHATDHMASPKLIEWGRTLATQWKSGFIALDSMDDYNVDVAISLILREIVEKEKLTSS; this is encoded by the coding sequence ATGGCTGAACCACGTCCCATCAGACTTGCGGTCCTTGGTGGAGATGCTactggtaaatcttcacTCATCTCCAGATTGACGGTCAATATCGTAAGAGAAGTGCATTATCCTACGAGAGAACAAACAAACTGGTTATTTGATTTTAGTCCACGTTCTAATTTGGGTAGAACATTACTAGATAGACAGGCCCATGGAAGGCTAATGAATAGAACTCAGGGAAGTCAAGCTCCACAACCCATCTTTAACTCACCTTCAATTTCACCCCATGTAATACTATCACCGCTCGTATTTCAAtcatttatcaatgaattcaCTCAAGTGAAGACACAGTTCCAAAGTCGTTCAACTAACCAAATTAGACATTCACATCTGAAGAGTAAGGATACCAGTATGTATGAGTACTTGGAACCACAATCGGAGGAACTAAAAACTGTGAATACTCTGACCAATTCAGATGTTAATATATTGAGATCATGGTCATCAGCAAATTCGAATGTAAGTGATGCACCACCAGTTCAAGACACTATATCACTACCTGTGAATTATATACCACCGACTTATACCTCGATACCAATTGATATTATAGATACTCCAGGTTTCAAACCAGAAATGGTGGTTCCATTTCTAGAAGTATCATTGTTTACCCAATTGGACAAGAGGGTACTTAGAGGATTGGCTGATGGACCTAGGCATCCAGTTTCCACTACATCTATGCTAGTGGCATCAGGAGCTTCTGAATTGAATGCGAGAATTGATGGGTACATCTTTGTATACAGCGCTGTGCCTGAATTAAATCATGGGGCCGACCCACCAGGCTATGAAGACACAATGGAAAATACACCAGATCAAGCTGCATCTTCCACGAATCACGCCCTTTGGTCTAATTACAACAAATTGTCCGATGGTGGATTTTCACTACTAGATATTATAAGAAATTGCTTTCTAGATGCATGGACGGAATTTAGAAATTATGAAAACCGTTGGGAACAAGGTAAAGAGAGGGATATTTATTCTCTGGTttacaatttcaagaatttgtGGAGGACTGAACATAATAGTGGTaagaagttgaaagaaCTACGGTCATTTAATCACAAACTGAGATCAATCGATTTGGATCCATCATCACCAGcgtcaccaccaccatttttGATCGTCTGTACGCATGCCACTGATCATATGGCTAGTCCAAAACTAATTGAATGGGGCCGTACTTTGGCTACACAATGGAAGTCAGGATTTATCGCTCTGGATAGCATGGATGATTATAACGTGGATGTTGCCATCAGTTTGATTCTTCGGGAAATTGTTGAGAAGGAGAAGTTAACTTCCAGTTAA